DNA from Gemmatimonadota bacterium:
CCGAAAAGACGTCGCGTCTGATCGTGAATCAACGGGCGGACGCCGGGGCCTTTAGTGGTCCGACTGGCGCAGGCCGCCCGGTTCGAGCGTAATAGGAGAAAACATGTCTCGTTATACGGACGCCAACTGTCGTATCTGCCGACGGGAAGGCGTGAAGTTGTTCCTGAAAGGCGATCGGTGCTTTTCCGAGAAATGCGCGGTGGACCGCCGCGCTTTCCCGCCGGGCCAGCATGGTTCCGTCGGGCGCAGGAAACCCACGGAATACGGGCTTCGCCTGCGTGAAAAGCAGAAGACGCGCAAGACGTACGGAATCGGCGAAGGACAGTTCCGTTCGTACTTCGTGAAGGCGGCCCGGACCAAGGGCAATACGGGCGAACGCCTCCTGCAGCTGCTCGAAACCCGGCTGGACAATATCGTGTACCGCCTCGGTTTCGCGCCGTCGCGCAAAGCGGCCCGCCAGTTGGTCCGCCATCGCCACATCGTGGTGAACGACCGCATTGTCAATATCCCCTCGTACATCGTCCGTACGGGTGAAACCATACAGGTCAAGGAGAAGAGCCGCCAACTCGACTGCATTCACGCTTCCTTAAGCGCCGCGAACCAGCGGCCGGCGGTAAACTGGCTGGACCTGGACAAGACCACGCTGGCCGGACGGTTGCTGGAAGCCCCCGTCCGGGAGAACATACCGACACCTGTACAGGAACAGTTGATCATCGAGTTGTATTCGAAGTAGGGCCGTGACACTGCCATCCACGTGTTCACTCGAAGCGCGCGACGAGGGGCAACATACGCTATGAAATTAAAGAATTTCCAGATGCCGAGAGGCGTCTTAGTCGAAGACGATACAGTAACCGATGGCTACACCAGGTTCGTTATCGAGCCGCTGGAGCGGGGATTCGGGACGACGATCGGCAACTCCATCCGCAGGGTCCTGCTTTCCTCCCTGCCCGGAGCGGCCGTGGTCGGCGTCCGGATCGACGGCGTCGCCCACGAGTTCTCCACGATGCCTGCCGTGGTGGAAGACGTGGCCGAGATCATCCTGAACCTCAAGGAACTGCGGCTCATCCTGCACAGCGACGAGCCCAAGACGCTGATGCTCGAAGCGGAAGGCAAGGGCGACGTTACCGCCGAAGACATTCAGACGGACGCCGACGTGGAGATTCTCAATCCGGATCTTCATGTCGCGTCCCTGGACGAGGGCGGACAGTTGCGCATGGAGATCCATGTCGACAGCGGGCGGGGCTACGTGATCGCCGAGCAGAACAAGATGCCGGACCAGCCCATCGGCGTGATCCCCATGGACGCCATGTTCTCCCCGGTAACGCGCGTGAATTTCCAGGTGGAGAACACGCGGATCGGCCAGCGCACGGACTACGACCGGCTCGTGCTGGAAATCTGGACCGACGCCAGCGTGGGTCCCCAGGACGCCCTGTCCACCGCGTCCCAGATCCTTCGGAACCACCTCCAGCTGTTCATCTCCATAGACGACCAGTTCATCTCCGAGCCCGAAGAGGAAGTGGACGAGAAGGCCGAAGAGATCAAGAGGCTGCTGCAGATGAACGTGGAGGAACTGGAACTTTCCGTCCGCTCCAGCAATTGCCTTCGCGCGGCGGACATCAAGACGCTGGCGGACCTGGTGCAGAAGAGCGAGACCGAAATGCTGAAATACCGGAACTTCGGCCGCAAGTCGCTGACCGAGCTGAGCCAGATCCTCCAGGAGATGGAACTTGGATTCGGCATGGATATCGAAGAGTACGTCGAAGTCGAAGCGGAAAACACGTAATCGAATGACCTGCCCGCAGGTCATTCCGGCAGTCTGGACAGGAGCATAAGGAATGCGACATCGAAAGCAGGGGCGCGGTCTCAGCCGCTCTCCCAGCCACCGCAAGGCGATGTTGAGCAATCTGGCCACATCGGTGCTGGACACGGAACGCGTGCAGACCACCACGGCGAAGGCCAAGGAAGTGCGCCGCCTCGTGGAAAGGCTCATCACCTTCGGCAAACGCAGAGACCTGCACGCCCGGCGGCAGGTGCTCCGGGTCATCCGCAACGAATCCGTGGTCGCGAAGCTGTTCGGTCCGCTGGCCGACCGCTACGCCGACCGGCCCGGTGGATACACGCGCATCGTACGTGTCGGGCACCGGCAGGGGGACGCCGCCGACATGTCGATACTCGAGTTGATCGACCGGGAAGGACCGGCGGAGGACCAGGCCGACGAGAAGACCGAAGAGAAAGCGGAAGAAACGAAGGAAGAGACGACGGAGGAGGAAGAGACCGGCTGAAAGGCCCGCGGTGAAAAACTCCCAATCGTTTTAGAACAGAAAAAGGCGGCAACCCGGTGCGGTTGCCGCCTTTTTCGTTGTGGGACGCGAGACGCGCCAACGCCCGCCAACGCCCGCGCGGCGCCAATTACTGGTCGTCGTCCTGTTCCTCGGGCATGAGCACGAACTCGGGATAAGCCTCGATGCCGAGTTCCGCCACGTCCTGCCCGAGCCGTTCGACCTGGCTCGTCACCCGGACGGTCATGACCACGTCGATCAGCTTCCAGAGCACCCAGGAGACCAGGAAGACGAAGGCGCCGATCGCGAGGATGCCGATCAATTGGACACCGACGTTTCCGCCGCTCACGATGCACACCGCCAGCGTACCCCAGATGCCCGCGAAGAGGTGGGCCGG
Protein-coding regions in this window:
- the rpsD gene encoding 30S ribosomal protein S4 is translated as MSRYTDANCRICRREGVKLFLKGDRCFSEKCAVDRRAFPPGQHGSVGRRKPTEYGLRLREKQKTRKTYGIGEGQFRSYFVKAARTKGNTGERLLQLLETRLDNIVYRLGFAPSRKAARQLVRHRHIVVNDRIVNIPSYIVRTGETIQVKEKSRQLDCIHASLSAANQRPAVNWLDLDKTTLAGRLLEAPVRENIPTPVQEQLIIELYSK
- a CDS encoding DNA-directed RNA polymerase subunit alpha, which gives rise to MKLKNFQMPRGVLVEDDTVTDGYTRFVIEPLERGFGTTIGNSIRRVLLSSLPGAAVVGVRIDGVAHEFSTMPAVVEDVAEIILNLKELRLILHSDEPKTLMLEAEGKGDVTAEDIQTDADVEILNPDLHVASLDEGGQLRMEIHVDSGRGYVIAEQNKMPDQPIGVIPMDAMFSPVTRVNFQVENTRIGQRTDYDRLVLEIWTDASVGPQDALSTASQILRNHLQLFISIDDQFISEPEEEVDEKAEEIKRLLQMNVEELELSVRSSNCLRAADIKTLADLVQKSETEMLKYRNFGRKSLTELSQILQEMELGFGMDIEEYVEVEAENT
- a CDS encoding 50S ribosomal protein L17, with the protein product MRHRKQGRGLSRSPSHRKAMLSNLATSVLDTERVQTTTAKAKEVRRLVERLITFGKRRDLHARRQVLRVIRNESVVAKLFGPLADRYADRPGGYTRIVRVGHRQGDAADMSILELIDREGPAEDQADEKTEEKAEETKEETTEEEETG